AGCCCATAAAGGAATAGATAACAAAATAATAAAAAAATGTAAATACACTAGAATTTAATAAGGATGTATTAATCATATATTGGCTCCTTTTTTAGTGTTAATGACATTTAAGATGATGATTAATCGTATATTCAACAAGAAAATGATAACACAAAAAGTGTTTTTTTTATAGTAAATAGAATGAATAAAATATTAACACATGCAATTATATACGAATAACAACATATATATTAATGAAGCACTGATGATTTATTTAAATTTTAGGAGGAAATATATGATAAATATCATTTGGTTTTTAATTTTGTCCTTAGGAATAGTTATTGGAATTTTAACAGGAAGAGGAGAAGTTTTATCAAAGGCAGTCGTTTCATCAACATCTGGTGCTGTTGAACTGGTAATGGGCCTGGTTGGAATGATGTGTCTTTGGTGTGGCATAATGAAAATTGCTGAAAAAAGTGGACTAACTGATAAATTGGCAAGTGTACTTAAACCAATTTTAAAAATTGTATTTAAGGAAGCTGGAAAAAACCAAAAGGCAATGTCTAGTATTACTATGAATTTAACAGCAAATATGATGGGGTTATCAAATGCTGCCACTCCTTTTGGTATAAAAGCTATGGAGGAGATGCAGAAAAATAATAAGGTCAAAGATACAGCTAGTAATGACATGGCATTATTTTTAGTTTTAAATGCTGCCTGTATTCAGTTTTTGCCTACAACAGTGATATCTATAAGAGCTGCTTATAATTCACAAAATCCAGCAATTATTATATTGCCAGCCATAA
This DNA window, taken from Clostridium estertheticum, encodes the following:
- a CDS encoding nucleoside recognition domain-containing protein, yielding MINIIWFLILSLGIVIGILTGRGEVLSKAVVSSTSGAVELVMGLVGMMCLWCGIMKIAEKSGLTDKLASVLKPILKIVFKEAGKNQKAMSSITMNLTANMMGLSNAATPFGIKAMEEMQKNNKVKDTASNDMALFLVLNAACIQFLPTTVISIRAAYNSQNPAIIILPAIIATGTAAILGVIYCKILQRYF